One region of Aphelocoma coerulescens isolate FSJ_1873_10779 chromosome 12, UR_Acoe_1.0, whole genome shotgun sequence genomic DNA includes:
- the RPUSD3 gene encoding mitochondrial mRNA pseudouridine synthase RPUSD3 isoform X3, which produces MPGVSLGAGAAVPPWRGPGAPPPPPRAGWRGWRRLLGPEETLRLLEGSVVHREGRPGDLSLDALLPALRQRLGLAPELHVVKAPARVYSGLVLLSSCYHTTKKLQQFFTNARLRGQYPATYRAITVGIPAEVEGEIRTGLCWQQHGDRAMVVPVPAPGRRSLARKDVKSTLTRYRVLGTVGGCALLQLQPRTAFPEQLQVHLTLLLCPALGDHKHSSRVGRVLGVPFLTPETAPTRTQVLDEELLSRLGLSPQQLHHLPLHIHLQELVLPEGPLCAPPPPHFLHTLRCLGLPEH; this is translated from the exons ATGCCGGGGGTGTCGCTCGGCGCAGGCGCGGCGGTGCCGCCATGGCGGGGACCGggagcgccgccgccgccgccgcgcgcgGGCTGGCGCGG GTGGAGGCGGCTGCTGGGCCCCGAGGAGACACTGAGGCTGTTGGAGGGCTCCGTGGTGCACCGGGAAG GGCGCCCTGGGGACCTGAGCCTGGAtgcactgctgccagcactgagACAACGCCTGGGCCTCGCTCCTGAGCTCCACGTAGTGAAGGCTCCTGCCAG GGTGTATTCTGGCCTTGTCCTCCTGTCCAGCTGCTACCACACCACTAAGAAGCTCCAGCAGTTCTTCACCAATGCTCGCTTGAGAGGCCAGTACCCTGCCACATATCG TGCCATCACCGTGGGAATCCCAGCGGAGGTGGAGGGTGAGATCCGCACGGGGCtatgctggcagcagcatgggGACAGAGCCATG GTGGTGCCAGTGCCGGCCCCAGGACGCCGCAGTCTGGCCAGGAAGGATGTGAAGAGCACCCTGACACGATACCgggtgctgggcactgtggGGGGCTGTgccctcctccagctccagcctAGGACGG CCTtcccagaacagctccaggtgcACCTGACACTGCTGCTGTGCCCGGCCCTGGGCGACCACAAGCACTCTTCCCGTGTGGGCAGGGTGCTGGGAGTGCCCTTTCTGACCCCTGAGACCGCCCCAACCCGCACACAG GTGCTGGACGAGGAGTTGCTGTCCCGGCTGGGCCTttctccacagcagctccatcacctCCCACTCCACATCCACCTGCAGGAGCTGGTGTTGCCTGAGggccccctctgtgcccccccacCACCCCACTTCCTGCACACTCTGcgctgcctggggctgcctgAGCACTAG
- the RPUSD3 gene encoding mitochondrial mRNA pseudouridine synthase RPUSD3 isoform X2, whose product MAGTGSAAAAAARGLARVGAGARTAGWRRLLGPEETLRLLEGSVVHREGALLALNKPPGLPVLGRPGDLSLDALLPALRQRLGLAPELHVVKAPARVYSGLVLLSSCYHTTKKLQQFFTNARLRGQYPATYRAITVGIPAEVEGEIRTGLCWQQHGDRAMVVPVPAPGRRSLARKDVKSTLTRYRVLGTVGGCALLQLQPRTAFPEQLQVHLTLLLCPALGDHKHSSRVGRVLGVPFLTPETAPTRTQVLDEELLSRLGLSPQQLHHLPLHIHLQELVLPEGPLCAPPPPHFLHTLRCLGLPEH is encoded by the exons ATGGCGGGGACCGggagcgccgccgccgccgccgcgcgcgGGCTGGCGCGGGTGGGAGCGGGAGCGCGCACCGCGGG GTGGAGGCGGCTGCTGGGCCCCGAGGAGACACTGAGGCTGTTGGAGGGCTCCGTGGTGCACCGGGAAG GAGCCCTGCTGGCGCTGAACAAGCCCCCAGGCCTCCCCGTCCTGG GGCGCCCTGGGGACCTGAGCCTGGAtgcactgctgccagcactgagACAACGCCTGGGCCTCGCTCCTGAGCTCCACGTAGTGAAGGCTCCTGCCAG GGTGTATTCTGGCCTTGTCCTCCTGTCCAGCTGCTACCACACCACTAAGAAGCTCCAGCAGTTCTTCACCAATGCTCGCTTGAGAGGCCAGTACCCTGCCACATATCG TGCCATCACCGTGGGAATCCCAGCGGAGGTGGAGGGTGAGATCCGCACGGGGCtatgctggcagcagcatgggGACAGAGCCATG GTGGTGCCAGTGCCGGCCCCAGGACGCCGCAGTCTGGCCAGGAAGGATGTGAAGAGCACCCTGACACGATACCgggtgctgggcactgtggGGGGCTGTgccctcctccagctccagcctAGGACGG CCTtcccagaacagctccaggtgcACCTGACACTGCTGCTGTGCCCGGCCCTGGGCGACCACAAGCACTCTTCCCGTGTGGGCAGGGTGCTGGGAGTGCCCTTTCTGACCCCTGAGACCGCCCCAACCCGCACACAG GTGCTGGACGAGGAGTTGCTGTCCCGGCTGGGCCTttctccacagcagctccatcacctCCCACTCCACATCCACCTGCAGGAGCTGGTGTTGCCTGAGggccccctctgtgcccccccacCACCCCACTTCCTGCACACTCTGcgctgcctggggctgcctgAGCACTAG
- the RPUSD3 gene encoding mitochondrial mRNA pseudouridine synthase RPUSD3 isoform X1 — MPGVSLGAGAAVPPWRGPGAPPPPPRAGWRGWRRLLGPEETLRLLEGSVVHREGALLALNKPPGLPVLGRPGDLSLDALLPALRQRLGLAPELHVVKAPARVYSGLVLLSSCYHTTKKLQQFFTNARLRGQYPATYRAITVGIPAEVEGEIRTGLCWQQHGDRAMVVPVPAPGRRSLARKDVKSTLTRYRVLGTVGGCALLQLQPRTAFPEQLQVHLTLLLCPALGDHKHSSRVGRVLGVPFLTPETAPTRTQVLDEELLSRLGLSPQQLHHLPLHIHLQELVLPEGPLCAPPPPHFLHTLRCLGLPEH, encoded by the exons ATGCCGGGGGTGTCGCTCGGCGCAGGCGCGGCGGTGCCGCCATGGCGGGGACCGggagcgccgccgccgccgccgcgcgcgGGCTGGCGCGG GTGGAGGCGGCTGCTGGGCCCCGAGGAGACACTGAGGCTGTTGGAGGGCTCCGTGGTGCACCGGGAAG GAGCCCTGCTGGCGCTGAACAAGCCCCCAGGCCTCCCCGTCCTGG GGCGCCCTGGGGACCTGAGCCTGGAtgcactgctgccagcactgagACAACGCCTGGGCCTCGCTCCTGAGCTCCACGTAGTGAAGGCTCCTGCCAG GGTGTATTCTGGCCTTGTCCTCCTGTCCAGCTGCTACCACACCACTAAGAAGCTCCAGCAGTTCTTCACCAATGCTCGCTTGAGAGGCCAGTACCCTGCCACATATCG TGCCATCACCGTGGGAATCCCAGCGGAGGTGGAGGGTGAGATCCGCACGGGGCtatgctggcagcagcatgggGACAGAGCCATG GTGGTGCCAGTGCCGGCCCCAGGACGCCGCAGTCTGGCCAGGAAGGATGTGAAGAGCACCCTGACACGATACCgggtgctgggcactgtggGGGGCTGTgccctcctccagctccagcctAGGACGG CCTtcccagaacagctccaggtgcACCTGACACTGCTGCTGTGCCCGGCCCTGGGCGACCACAAGCACTCTTCCCGTGTGGGCAGGGTGCTGGGAGTGCCCTTTCTGACCCCTGAGACCGCCCCAACCCGCACACAG GTGCTGGACGAGGAGTTGCTGTCCCGGCTGGGCCTttctccacagcagctccatcacctCCCACTCCACATCCACCTGCAGGAGCTGGTGTTGCCTGAGggccccctctgtgcccccccacCACCCCACTTCCTGCACACTCTGcgctgcctggggctgcctgAGCACTAG
- the RPUSD3 gene encoding mitochondrial mRNA pseudouridine synthase RPUSD3 isoform X4: MAGTGSAAAAAARGLARVGAGARTAGWRRLLGPEETLRLLEGSVVHREGRPGDLSLDALLPALRQRLGLAPELHVVKAPARVYSGLVLLSSCYHTTKKLQQFFTNARLRGQYPATYRAITVGIPAEVEGEIRTGLCWQQHGDRAMVVPVPAPGRRSLARKDVKSTLTRYRVLGTVGGCALLQLQPRTAFPEQLQVHLTLLLCPALGDHKHSSRVGRVLGVPFLTPETAPTRTQVLDEELLSRLGLSPQQLHHLPLHIHLQELVLPEGPLCAPPPPHFLHTLRCLGLPEH; the protein is encoded by the exons ATGGCGGGGACCGggagcgccgccgccgccgccgcgcgcgGGCTGGCGCGGGTGGGAGCGGGAGCGCGCACCGCGGG GTGGAGGCGGCTGCTGGGCCCCGAGGAGACACTGAGGCTGTTGGAGGGCTCCGTGGTGCACCGGGAAG GGCGCCCTGGGGACCTGAGCCTGGAtgcactgctgccagcactgagACAACGCCTGGGCCTCGCTCCTGAGCTCCACGTAGTGAAGGCTCCTGCCAG GGTGTATTCTGGCCTTGTCCTCCTGTCCAGCTGCTACCACACCACTAAGAAGCTCCAGCAGTTCTTCACCAATGCTCGCTTGAGAGGCCAGTACCCTGCCACATATCG TGCCATCACCGTGGGAATCCCAGCGGAGGTGGAGGGTGAGATCCGCACGGGGCtatgctggcagcagcatgggGACAGAGCCATG GTGGTGCCAGTGCCGGCCCCAGGACGCCGCAGTCTGGCCAGGAAGGATGTGAAGAGCACCCTGACACGATACCgggtgctgggcactgtggGGGGCTGTgccctcctccagctccagcctAGGACGG CCTtcccagaacagctccaggtgcACCTGACACTGCTGCTGTGCCCGGCCCTGGGCGACCACAAGCACTCTTCCCGTGTGGGCAGGGTGCTGGGAGTGCCCTTTCTGACCCCTGAGACCGCCCCAACCCGCACACAG GTGCTGGACGAGGAGTTGCTGTCCCGGCTGGGCCTttctccacagcagctccatcacctCCCACTCCACATCCACCTGCAGGAGCTGGTGTTGCCTGAGggccccctctgtgcccccccacCACCCCACTTCCTGCACACTCTGcgctgcctggggctgcctgAGCACTAG
- the JAGN1 gene encoding protein jagunal homolog 1, protein MASRGGPRAAGTDGSDFQHRERVASHYQMSVTLKSEIKKLIYTHVVIWLLLLAQMVVGHLKLLPHDQVAMPYQWEYPYLLSILPSLLGLLSFPRNNISYLVLSMISTGLFSMAPLIYGAMEMFPMAQQLYRHGKAYRFIFGFSAVSVMYLVVVVAAQVHGWQLYYSKKLLDSWFTSTQEKKKK, encoded by the exons ATGGCCTCCCGCGGGGGTCCCCGCGCCGCCGGCACCGATGGCAGCGACTTCCAGCACCGGGAGCGCGTGGCCTCGCACTACCAGATGAG CGTGACCCTCAAGTCGGAGATCAAGAAGCTGATCTACACGCATGTGGTCatctggctgctgctcctggcccaGATGGTCGTGGGGCACCTCAAGCTGCTGCCCCACGACCAGGTGGCCATGCCCTACCAGTGGGAGTATCCGTACCTGCTCAGCATTCTGCCCTCCCTCCTGGGCCTCCTGTCCTTCCCCCGCAACAACATCAGCTACCTGGTACTCTCCATGATCAGCACCGGCCTCTTCTCCATGGCTCCCCTCATCTACGGGGCCATGGAGATGTTCCCCATGGCGCAGCAGCTGTACCGCCACGGCAAAGCTTACCGCTTCATCTTCGGCTTCTCGGCCGTCTCTGTCATGTacctggtggtggtggtggctgcGCAGGTGCATGGCTGGCAACTCTACTACAGTAAGAAGCTGCTGGACTCCTGGTTCACTAGCAcgcaggagaagaagaagaaatga